Proteins encoded by one window of Vidua chalybeata isolate OUT-0048 chromosome 15, bVidCha1 merged haplotype, whole genome shotgun sequence:
- the MED7 gene encoding mediator of RNA polymerase II transcription subunit 7, with protein MGEPQQVSALPPPPMQYIKEYTDENIRKGLAPKPPPPVKDSYMMFGNQFQCDDLIIRPLESQGIERLHPMQFDHKKELRKLNMSILVNFLDLLDILIRSPGSIKREEKLEDLKLLFVHVHHLINEYRPHQARETLRVMMEVQKRQRLETAERFQKHLERVVEMIQNCLASLPDDLPHTEGGLRVNVEPLDTDDGSSCAGQSEKQRERSGGKRDQVLDKDAAMCSIIDEMT; from the coding sequence ATGGGTGAACCTCAGCAAGTGAGTGCCCTTCCTCCACCTCCAATGCAATATATCAAAGAATACACTGATGAAAATATCCGTAAAGGCCTGGCTCCAAAGCCACCTCCGCCTGTGAAGGACAGCTACATGATGTTTGGGAACCAGTTCCAGTGTGATGATCTGATCATTCGGCCCCTGGAGAGCCAGGGGATTGAACGGCTGCATCCCATGCAGTTTGATCACAAGAAGGAGTTAAGGAAACTGAACATGTCTATCCTGGTCAACTTCCTGGACCTCTTGGACATCTTGATAAGGAGTCCAGGGAGTATAAAGCGAGAGGAGAAACTGGAAGACTTGAAACTGCTTTTTGTCCACGTGCATCACCTTATAAATGAGTACCGGCCTCACCAGGCCAGGGAGACACTGAGGGTCATGATGGAGGTGCAGAAACGGCAGCGCCTGGAGACGGCCGAGCGGTTCCAGAAGCACCTGGAGCGAGTCGTGGAGATGATCCAGAACTGCCTGGCTTCCCTGCCCGATGATCTGCCTCACACAGAGGGGGGACTGAGAGTCAACGTGGAGCCCCTGGACACTGATGATGGCAGCAGCTGCGCTGGACAGAGCGAAAAGCAGAGGGAGCGTTCTGGTGGCAAGAGAGATCAGGTTTTGGACAAAGATGCAGCAATGTGCAGCATTATTGATGAGATGACGTGA